The following proteins are encoded in a genomic region of Brachypodium distachyon strain Bd21 chromosome 1, Brachypodium_distachyon_v3.0, whole genome shotgun sequence:
- the LOC106866814 gene encoding uncharacterized protein LOC106866814 yields MHFFQLVAAWLFPCAVCAAAVTAAEGAAEHGSSSSSLPAFGVKVGAAADPGSSSRSSNASTASPPSPSSSVLGARSNSSNGARSPDKQLTPTTTEAAKSDSVRRCVRRLARHLQRAEGDGDRDQAPRRRRKTKSISGRPTKPPLARARATRVIRGDAVEDGTAREREEAVACAVAYCKRQQTAQCKCRDGITAPSRRRDGYPDDDLLGRRRDTAAAGGNSSVVTQRGGGSSTAVQTGGTLRRGPAAAGELGTCGGGGTSSFNELELDALRITSYFTAKYMRCNVE; encoded by the exons ATGCATTTCTTCCAGCTCGTCGCGGCATGGCTGTTCCCGTGCGCCGtgtgcgcggcggcggtgacggcggcggagggcgccgCGGAGCACGGCAGCTCCTCGTCTTCGCTGCCGGCGTTCGGCGTTAAggttggcgccgccgccgacccgggctcctcctcgcgctcATCGAACGCCTCTaccgcgtcgccgccgtcgccatcctCGTCCGTGCTCGGCGCGCGCAGCAACTCGTCGAACGGCGCGCGTTCGCCGGATAAGCAGttgacgccgacgacgacagAGGCCGCGAAGAGCGATTCGGTAAGAAGATGCGTGCGCAGGTTGGCCAGGCATCTGCAGCGGGCCGAAGGCGATGGCGATCGCGACCAGGCGCCGCggcgaaggaggaagacgaagagcaTAAGCGGCCGGCCGACGAAGCCGCCGCTGGCCAGGGCCAGGGCCACCAGGGTCATCAGGGGCGACGCCGTGGAGGACGGCACTGCGcgcgagagggaggaggccgTCGCGTGCGCCGTCGCCTACTGCAAGCGGCAGCAGACCGCGCAGTGCAAGTGCAGGGACGGCATCACGGCGCCGTCGCGGCGCCGGGACGGTTACCCTGATGATGATCTCCTGGGAAGACGGCGGGAtacggccgcggcggggggCAACTCGAGCGTCGTTACCC AACGCGGCGGTGGTTCCTCGACGGCGGTGCAGACTGGGGGGACGTTGCGGCGTGGTCCGGCGGCAGCCGGAGAGCTGGGaacgtgcggcggcggcggcaccagcAGCTTCaacgagctcgagctcgacgCGCTGAGGATAACGAGTTACTTCACCGCCAAATATATGCGATGCAACGTTGAGTAG